One genomic window of Hymenobacter radiodurans includes the following:
- a CDS encoding DUF1259 domain-containing protein → MGYPGVVNGSTYKYTVGRADLQSIMMGTEMTAAIGLNSWAAFAGKQADSHIAGDIAMLEHEVNPVIKVLRAHNLEVVAVHNHMLFDQPRMMFLHYYGRGPAAQLAAGFRAALDQLGKGKLPAGGPLKH, encoded by the coding sequence GTGGGCTACCCGGGTGTAGTAAACGGTTCCACCTACAAGTACACCGTGGGCCGGGCCGACCTGCAATCCATCATGATGGGCACCGAGATGACCGCCGCCATTGGGCTCAACTCCTGGGCCGCCTTCGCCGGCAAGCAAGCCGATAGCCACATTGCCGGCGACATCGCTATGCTGGAGCACGAGGTGAACCCCGTCATTAAGGTCCTGCGGGCCCACAACTTGGAAGTGGTGGCCGTGCACAACCACATGCTCTTCGACCAGCCCCGGATGATGTTTTTGCACTACTACGGTCGCGGCCCGGCGGCGCAACTGGCGGCTGGGTTCCGAGCCGCCCTGGACCAACTCGGCAAGGGGAAACTACCGGCCGGCGGGCCCCTGAAGCATTAA
- a CDS encoding DUF1259 domain-containing protein: MLGSLPAPASGAAPVAAKTPTLTAAEIAAIEAAPGKKGTYVEAQATHTTPLPRNDLKVTIKGEPVPISFGFGGWVAIKHTLDGKSAMLMSDTVLLQEEVNPLMSAAQAQGLEIGAVHNHLFYEEPRIFYMHIHGMGSPAELARKFAAALKDSKLLPANQPKSTVAATPRSRVTTPRPAPVRPPARSCSSCRPSISSWATRV; this comes from the coding sequence TTGCTGGGCTCCCTGCCAGCTCCGGCTAGTGGAGCGGCCCCGGTCGCCGCTAAAACCCCGACCCTCACGGCCGCGGAAATAGCGGCCATTGAAGCCGCGCCGGGCAAGAAAGGCACCTACGTGGAAGCCCAGGCCACGCATACCACCCCACTGCCGCGTAACGATTTGAAGGTAACCATCAAAGGCGAGCCCGTGCCCATCTCGTTTGGCTTTGGCGGCTGGGTGGCCATTAAGCACACCCTCGACGGCAAGTCGGCCATGCTCATGAGCGACACGGTGCTGCTGCAGGAGGAAGTGAATCCCTTGATGTCGGCGGCTCAGGCGCAGGGGCTGGAAATTGGGGCCGTGCACAACCACTTATTCTACGAGGAGCCCCGCATCTTCTACATGCACATCCACGGCATGGGCAGCCCCGCCGAGCTAGCCAGAAAGTTTGCTGCGGCCCTGAAAGACTCCAAGCTGCTGCCGGCCAATCAACCGAAGTCTACCGTGGCGGCCACGCCGCGCAGCCGGGTAACAACGCCACGCCCAGCGCCGGTCCGCCCACCGGCAAGGAGCTGTTCGAGCTGCCGGCCCTCGATAAGCTCGTGGGCTACCCGGGTGTAG
- a CDS encoding heavy metal translocating P-type ATPase: MEPTTKTETLDIEGMTCASCASFVEKSLTRTPGVQRAVVNFATEKATVDYVPTQATPATLKEAVVNAGYGVTERAPDTSAADRQAEIDQQKALAYQKLKRRFWVATALAVVIMPLSMLMLWPALMARINMQWLNYGLLVLTLPVLFYSGREFFTSAWNGFKHRAANMDTLIAVGTGAAFLYSLAATVAPDWFMRRGLMPEVYYDTTATIIALILLGKVLELRAKTQTSAAIKALMGLQAKTARVVRPGGQEVDVPIEQVQLGDLVVVRPGEKVATDGLIEEGHSAVDEAMLTGESLPVEKKTGDPVFGATLNKTGSFRFRVTKVGADTMLAQIVKLVEDAQGSRAPIQRLADKVSAIFVPTVVVIAILTFVLWFDLAPVEARLPLALVNFVAVLIIACPCALGLATPTAIMVSTGKGAEHGVLIRNAEALEKAYKVNTVLLDKTGTITRGSRPSRTLCRRMGRTRASSCRW; this comes from the coding sequence ATGGAACCTACCACTAAAACCGAGACCCTCGACATTGAAGGCATGACCTGCGCCTCCTGCGCCTCCTTCGTCGAAAAGTCCCTGACCCGTACGCCCGGCGTGCAGCGGGCTGTAGTCAACTTTGCCACGGAGAAAGCCACCGTGGATTACGTGCCCACCCAGGCTACTCCCGCCACGCTGAAGGAAGCCGTCGTGAACGCCGGCTACGGCGTCACCGAGCGCGCCCCCGACACCTCGGCTGCTGACCGGCAGGCTGAAATCGACCAGCAGAAGGCGCTGGCCTACCAAAAGCTTAAGCGCCGCTTCTGGGTAGCGACCGCCTTGGCCGTCGTCATCATGCCCCTGAGTATGCTCATGCTGTGGCCGGCCCTGATGGCGCGCATCAACATGCAGTGGCTCAACTACGGCCTGCTCGTGCTCACCCTGCCCGTGCTCTTCTACAGCGGCCGCGAGTTCTTTACTTCGGCCTGGAACGGCTTCAAGCACCGGGCCGCCAATATGGATACCCTCATTGCCGTGGGTACGGGCGCGGCTTTTCTCTATAGCCTGGCGGCCACGGTAGCACCCGACTGGTTTATGCGCCGCGGGCTGATGCCCGAAGTGTACTACGACACCACCGCCACCATCATCGCCCTGATTCTGCTGGGCAAGGTGTTGGAGCTGCGCGCCAAAACCCAGACCTCGGCGGCCATCAAAGCCCTGATGGGGCTGCAGGCCAAAACCGCCCGCGTGGTGCGGCCTGGGGGCCAGGAAGTGGACGTGCCCATTGAGCAGGTTCAACTTGGCGACCTCGTCGTGGTGCGCCCGGGCGAGAAGGTGGCCACCGATGGCCTCATCGAGGAAGGCCACTCGGCCGTGGATGAGGCCATGCTCACCGGCGAGAGCCTGCCGGTGGAAAAGAAAACGGGGGACCCCGTCTTCGGGGCGACCCTCAACAAAACGGGTTCCTTCCGCTTCCGCGTCACCAAGGTGGGCGCCGACACCATGCTCGCGCAGATTGTGAAGCTGGTGGAGGATGCCCAGGGGAGCCGGGCGCCTATCCAGCGCCTGGCCGACAAGGTCAGCGCCATCTTCGTGCCCACGGTCGTGGTCATTGCCATCCTCACCTTTGTGCTCTGGTTTGATCTGGCGCCGGTAGAAGCCCGTCTGCCGCTGGCCCTGGTCAACTTCGTGGCCGTGCTCATCATTGCTTGTCCCTGCGCGCTGGGCCTGGCCACGCCCACAGCCATCATGGTCAGCACCGGCAAAGGGGCTGAACACGGCGTGCTGATTCGCAACGCTGAAGCACTGGAGAAGGCTTATAAAGTGAACACGGTGCTGCTCGATAAAACCGGCACCATCACCCGCGGGAGCCGGCCGTCACGGACTTTGTGCCGGCGGATGGGCAGGACGCGGGCCAGCTCCTGCAGGTGGTAG
- a CDS encoding HAD-IC family P-type ATPase → MSTRWRKPWCATRCPAGHGDFRHGFPAIEGKGAQASVNGQAVLIGNARLLADADITLSPAVRRQAEELLTQAKTVLYVAINKQAVGLIGVADTVRESSAVAIKRLQAMGIEVVMMTGDNPQTAAQVAGQVGIKRFFAEVLPSGKAGKVKELQAEGRTVAMVGDGINDAPALAQADIGLAMGGGTDVAMEAAGITLMRSDLNGVVTAIDLSRQTIRTIKQNLFFAFIYNTLGIPSPPGCCTLLWLLLSPMLAAAAMALSSVSVLTNSLRLRGFSPVKN, encoded by the coding sequence GTGAGCACCCGCTGGCGGAAGCCGTGGTGCGCTACGCGATGCCCAGCAGGCCACGGTGATTTCCGCCACGGGTTTCCAGCCATCGAAGGCAAAGGGGCGCAGGCGTCCGTGAATGGGCAGGCGGTGCTCATCGGTAATGCGCGCCTACTCGCGGACGCTGACATTACCCTCTCTCCGGCCGTGCGTCGTCAGGCTGAGGAGTTGCTCACCCAGGCCAAGACTGTGTTATATGTCGCCATCAACAAGCAGGCCGTGGGTCTTATCGGCGTGGCCGACACCGTGCGCGAGTCGTCAGCGGTGGCCATCAAACGGCTGCAGGCGATGGGGATTGAGGTGGTGATGATGACGGGTGACAACCCCCAGACGGCGGCCCAGGTGGCCGGACAAGTCGGCATTAAGCGTTTCTTCGCCGAGGTGCTGCCCAGCGGCAAGGCCGGCAAAGTGAAAGAGTTGCAGGCCGAAGGGCGCACCGTGGCTATGGTCGGCGACGGCATCAACGACGCGCCCGCCCTGGCGCAGGCCGACATTGGCCTGGCCATGGGCGGGGGCACGGACGTGGCGATGGAAGCAGCCGGCATCACGCTCATGCGCTCCGACCTGAACGGCGTGGTCACGGCCATTGACCTGTCGCGGCAAACCATCCGTACCATCAAGCAGAACCTGTTTTTTGCCTTCATCTACAACACGCTGGGTATTCCATCGCCGCCGGGCTGCTGTACCCTTCTTTGGCTGCTGCTCTCGCCTATGCTTGCCGCCGCCGCCATGGCGCTAAGCTCGGTGTCAGTGCTCACCAACTCGCTGCGCCTGCGCGGCTTCTCCCCCGTTAAAAACTAA
- a CDS encoding cupredoxin domain-containing protein — MDIAEIIVTLTGVALSGFVIWYFFFSARQTASAVSSSSGVQEVDITVKGGYSPDVIEVERGKPVQLSFYRDEENSCSEELLMPDFSIRRDLPPSRPPW; from the coding sequence ATGGATATCGCCGAAATCATCGTGACCCTGACGGGCGTGGCCCTGTCCGGGTTTGTCATCTGGTACTTCTTCTTCTCTGCGCGCCAGACGGCCAGCGCCGTCTCTTCCTCCAGCGGGGTGCAGGAGGTGGACATCACCGTCAAGGGTGGCTACTCGCCCGACGTGATTGAAGTGGAGCGCGGCAAGCCCGTGCAGCTGAGCTTCTACCGGGATGAGGAAAACTCCTGCTCGGAGGAGCTGCTCATGCCCGACTTCAGCATCCGCCGCGACCTGCCGCCTTCAAGACCACCCTGGTAG